Part of the Synergistaceae bacterium genome is shown below.
TCAATTGCGGGACATGAAATATTAAAAATTGCTTCGATTGATTTGTGCAATAAATTAGCTTCCGGTAAAGAGTCATTTAATGAGTAGTGAATTTCTTGGCCGATTCTTTGAGTCTTGACGAGGTTAGAACGCTTCAATAACTGCAAGTGATGAGAGATAACAGCTTTGCTCATTCCGACGGCTGCTGC
Proteins encoded:
- a CDS encoding winged helix-turn-helix transcriptional regulator; the protein is MNINLPHDHNTNIKSVLAKIPDNEKFINAAEIFKTLGDPTRLKILWILCHSRECVSDIAAAVGMSKAVISHHLQLLKRSNLVKTQRIGQEIHYSLNDSLPEANLLHKSIEAIFNISCPAIDENF